Genomic window (Chloroflexota bacterium):
GGAGGAATTGCTCACCCTGGGCGAGCTGGTGGAGCGGGCCTGGGAAGCCGGGGTCCAGGTGATGGTAGAAGGGCCGGGGCATCTGCCCCTGGACCATATTGAGACCAATGTCAAATTGCAGAAAACCGTCTGCCGGGGAGCACCGTTCTACGTACTGGGTCCACTGGTAACCGATATCGGTGCCGGTTATGACCACATCACGGGAGCCATCGGCGGTGCCATTGCCGCGGCGGCCGGTGCCGACTTTCTCTGCTACGTAACACCGTCCGAGCATCTTTCATTGCCCGATTACGAAGATGTCAGGCAGGGGGTAATCGCCTCACGCATCGCCGGTCATGCCGGTGACATCGTGAAGGGGGTAAAAGGAGCCGAGGAGTGGGACCGCAAGATGTCCATGGCGCGCAAAAAGATCGACTGGGAAGAGCAGGCCCGG
Coding sequences:
- the thiC gene encoding phosphomethylpyrimidine synthase ThiC: AIDRLKNQGRVADVVSRGGAFLIGWMLYNERENPLYEQYDRLLDIAREYDVTLSLGDGLRPGSIADATDRAQVEELLTLGELVERAWEAGVQVMVEGPGHLPLDHIETNVKLQKTVCRGAPFYVLGPLVTDIGAGYDHITGAIGGAIAAAAGADFLCYVTPSEHLSLPDYEDVRQGVIASRIAGHAGDIVKGVKGAEEWDRKMSMARKKIDWEEQARLSLNPERAQKVHRQHATAGAACSMCGKYCAMELVEKYLGIGSPRC